The Thalassophryne amazonica chromosome 13, fThaAma1.1, whole genome shotgun sequence genome window below encodes:
- the chchd1 gene encoding coiled-coil-helix-coiled-coil-helix domain-containing protein 1, translating to MAAQEGLAIQEKVSRLLNREKRKPILKPTRPLVLKDRVGNHRRTKAEVVCVTEMTAMMACWKQNGFVEAMCTSEMKAFHTCVQQARAAKKAEMQQSSTHGGHLSQKEATTLLKRFPNLTTEI from the exons ATGGCGGCGCAGGAAGGTCTGGCCATCCAGGAGAAGGTCAGCCGGCTGCTGAACCGAGAGAAACGAAAACCAATTCTCAAACCCACAAGACCGCTGGTCCTGAAGGATCGCGTGGGCAACCACCGACGCACCAAAGCAG AggttgtctgtgtcacggagatgACCGCCATGATGGCCTGTTGGAAGCAGAATGGTTTCGTGGAGGCGATGTGCACCAGTGAGATGAAGGCTTTCCACACCTGTGTTCAACAAGCCAGG GCTGCCAAGAAGGCAGAGATGCAGCAGAGCAGCACACACGGAGGACATCTGTCCCAAAAAGAAGCCACAACTCTGCTGAAGAGGTTCCCCAACCTGACCACTGAGATCTGA